A single Henriciella sp. AS95 DNA region contains:
- a CDS encoding AarF/ABC1/UbiB kinase family protein: MSDERDPERNRLTARIARTAKVGTNLSSAGLSFAANRMFGGDDSDEKVAKALASALGKTKGPLMKVAQMLSTIPDFLPAEYAAELSQLQAQAPAMGWPFVKRRMRAELGPDWQDKFETFGKEAAHAASLGQVHRATLPDGREVACKLQYPDMSSAVESDVGQLKNLLGLFRRMDGSIDPREMVDEISDRLREELDYKRERQHMQLYRHMLGGKDFVNIPEPIDALSTDRLLTMDWVSGDPLSAYEDAPQGVRNDIAKRLYWTWWLPFTHHAVIHGDPHLGNYQVTDGGRSLNLLDFGCVRIFPPVFVGGVVDLYRSLLADDFDASYAAYEKWGFKNLNRELVEVLNIWARFIYGPLLDNRVRSVADGVKPGEYGRKEAFEVRKLLKERGPVTIPREFVFMDRAAIGLGAAYLRLKAELNFHQLFEESLEGFSEETVANLQAEALSSVGLQAS, from the coding sequence TGCCCGCATCGCCCGCACAGCGAAGGTCGGGACCAATCTGTCTTCGGCTGGTCTTTCCTTTGCCGCCAATCGCATGTTCGGCGGCGATGACAGCGATGAGAAAGTCGCCAAGGCGCTCGCATCGGCGCTGGGGAAAACCAAGGGCCCGCTGATGAAGGTCGCCCAGATGCTGTCGACCATTCCGGACTTTCTGCCCGCCGAATACGCCGCCGAACTCTCCCAGCTACAGGCGCAGGCGCCGGCCATGGGCTGGCCTTTCGTGAAGCGCCGCATGCGCGCTGAGCTTGGGCCTGACTGGCAGGACAAGTTCGAAACCTTCGGCAAGGAAGCAGCCCATGCGGCCTCGCTCGGTCAGGTGCACCGTGCGACATTGCCCGACGGCCGCGAAGTTGCCTGCAAGCTGCAATACCCCGACATGTCGAGCGCCGTTGAGTCGGATGTCGGGCAGTTGAAAAACCTGCTCGGCCTTTTCCGGCGCATGGATGGGTCGATCGACCCTCGCGAGATGGTCGATGAGATCTCCGACCGGCTGCGTGAGGAACTCGACTATAAGCGCGAGCGCCAGCACATGCAGCTCTACCGGCACATGCTGGGCGGCAAGGATTTCGTGAATATTCCCGAGCCGATTGATGCTCTATCGACAGATCGACTGCTCACCATGGATTGGGTCAGCGGCGATCCGCTGAGCGCCTATGAAGACGCGCCGCAGGGCGTGCGAAACGATATCGCAAAGCGTCTCTACTGGACCTGGTGGCTCCCTTTCACACACCACGCCGTCATTCATGGCGATCCGCACCTTGGCAATTACCAGGTGACGGATGGCGGCCGGTCCCTGAACCTGCTGGACTTTGGCTGCGTTCGCATCTTTCCACCGGTCTTCGTGGGCGGCGTTGTCGATCTCTACCGCTCCCTGCTTGCCGATGATTTCGATGCGTCCTACGCGGCCTATGAAAAGTGGGGCTTCAAGAACCTCAATCGTGAGCTTGTCGAAGTGCTGAACATCTGGGCGCGGTTCATCTATGGGCCGCTGCTGGACAACCGGGTCCGCAGCGTCGCGGACGGGGTGAAGCCCGGCGAATATGGCCGCAAGGAAGCCTTCGAGGTTCGCAAGCTGCTCAAAGAGCGCGGGCCGGTGACGATCCCGCGAGAATTTGTCTTCATGGACCGGGCTGCCATCGGCCTTGGTGCAGCTTATCTGCGCCTCAAGGCCGAACTCAATTTCCATCAGCTCTTCGAAGAGAGCCTTGAAGGCTTCAGCGAAGAGACAGTGGCGAACCTTCAGGCCGAAGCCCTGTCGAGCGTTGGCTTGCAGGCAAGCTAG